One Elusimicrobiota bacterium DNA window includes the following coding sequences:
- a CDS encoding pyridoxine 5'-phosphate synthase, producing the protein MVKLGVNIDHIASIRNLRKGILPDPVDAAKIVESAGADGITVHLREDRRHINDKDVENLKKSIRTKLNLEMSIAPDIVEVAKRIVPQNVCLVPEKRQELTTEGGLNIVSNTKKTENVVKDLKDKKIVVSIFIDPDFEQIKTAKRIGADFVELHTGRYAESNEKMRGFIPTVAPDFNRGGMPKPEASHNIVAEVLTSENDELKKIKDVSQYALELGLGLNAGHGLDYENVREIAKIKGMNELNIGYSIICRALFVGLFQAVKEMKNILKQIGDRR; encoded by the coding sequence ATGGTGAAACTAGGTGTTAATATAGACCATATTGCATCAATAAGGAATTTAAGGAAAGGGATTTTGCCTGACCCGGTTGATGCGGCAAAAATTGTAGAATCCGCAGGTGCTGACGGAATTACTGTGCATCTTCGTGAAGATAGACGACATATAAATGATAAGGATGTAGAAAATCTGAAAAAGAGCATCAGAACAAAACTCAATCTTGAGATGTCAATAGCGCCGGATATTGTAGAGGTTGCCAAAAGAATTGTGCCACAGAATGTCTGTCTGGTGCCTGAAAAACGACAGGAGTTAACAACAGAAGGCGGGCTAAACATTGTATCAAACACTAAGAAAACAGAAAATGTTGTGAAAGATTTGAAAGATAAAAAAATTGTTGTAAGCATTTTTATAGACCCTGATTTTGAACAGATAAAAACGGCAAAAAGAATCGGGGCTGATTTTGTAGAACTTCATACCGGCAGATATGCAGAAAGCAATGAAAAGATGCGAGGGTTTATCCCGACTGTAGCCCCCGATTTTAATCGGGGGGGGATGCCAAAACCCGAAGCATCACACAATATTGTAGCCGAGGTTTTAACCTCGGAGAACGACGAGTTGAAGAAAATAAAAGATGTATCACAATATGCTCTGGAACTTGGATTGGGACTCAATGCTGGGCACGGGCTTGATTATGAGAATGTTCGGGAAATTGCAAAAATCAAAGGTATGAACGAACTCAACATCGGCTATTCTATTATTTGTAGAGCGTTATTTGTAGGGCTGTTTCAAGCGGTGAAAGAAATGAAAAATATTTTGAAACAGATAGGAGATAGGAGATAA